The Phycisphaerae bacterium genomic interval CCGCCCCCGGCGGCAGCCGATGCCGAAGCAGCCTCAGGGTGTGTCTGGTTCTCCTTCACCGCACCTCCGTCAGGTTCACCGGAGGGGGTCACGGACTGGTTGGTGGGGTCCCTTGACTTGCCGGGCGGGTGTTTCTACCTTCATCGCCCTGGATTGGCATCGAGGACACGAGACATGCAAGAAGCAATCGGGAAAGCATCGGTCCTGGTCGAGGCCCTGCCCTACATTCAGGGCTACCTGGACAAGATCATCGTGGTCAAGCTCGGCGGCTCGGTTATGGACGATCTGACCGCGGAACGGGAGTTACTGCGCGACGTGGTTTTCCTGCGTAGTGTCGGGATGCAGCCGATCATCGTCCACGGCGGCGGGAAGGAGATATCCAAGGCCATGGACGACGCAGGCCTCGAGCCCACCTTTGTTCAAGGTCTCCGCTACACGGACGACCGCACGCTGGCCATTGCTGAGCAGGTGCTCTGCGCCCGGATCAACAAGCGCTTGGTGGATGCCTTGATCAAGATGGGCGTGGACGCGATTGGCCTGCACAGCCTGACCACGTGCGTTCTGTTCGCCGAGCAGTTGTTCTTGCAGGGTGAGGAGAACCGCCGGATTGACGTGGGCTATGTCGGCAAGGTCGAGCAGGTCAACGCGAAGGTGCTCCGGCTTTTATGCCAAGCGGGTACCGTACCGGTCATCGCTCCGATTGCCCGGGATTTCGCGGGGGGCAAGCTCAACGTCAACGCGGACACGGCCGCCGGGCATGTGGCCGCCGCGGTCAAAGCCGAGAAGCTGGTCATGGTGTCGGACACCCACGGCATCCGGCGTGAGAAGGACAACCCCGACTCGTTCTGCCACTCGCTCAACAAGGCCGAGATCGGCGAACTGATGGCGGAGAAGATCATTGACAAAGGCATGATCCCGAAGGTCGAAGCGTGCCTGCGGGCGCTTGAGGCGGGGACGCGCAAAGCCCACATCATCGACGGGCGGATCCCTCACTCGCTGCTGCTGGAGATCTTCACCGACAAGGGCATCGGCACGCAAATCCTACAGTCGTGATATGTACGAGCGGGTCTTTGGGTGATCGTTCGCCGCTTCGCGTGGCGTTGTCCTGACGGGGTGGCTTAGCCGACCGCATCGAGGAGGGAGGGCTCAGGGTCCGGGGTGTGGGGCTGGGGGTGAGGGGGTGAGGGTCTGCGAGTCGTGAGCCCATTGCTCCGGACAGAGCCAGATGGCGTGGTAGGTTCGGGGTGGTCGACGATCCAGAAAACCGCGGTGGCGTGCGACTCCGATGGAAAGGGCGCCGTCGTACCGATCGAGGGTCAAGCGAGTTGGCCTGGCGGTTCATCAGCGAAAGGACAGGACAAAGATGCACGTAGATATCATCGTTAGGCCCACGCGAACGCTTCGATTGGCGCTCTCGACGGCCCTAACCGCCGTTCTCGGGTTTCCCCTCGTAGCCGTCGGGCAGTCGCCGGTCGGGCCCCCGGGGCCGCAGCCCGTTGCTCTTGGCCCGTATGTGCAGAACGTGGGCACCAGCAACGCGGTCATCTGCTGGGCCACCCTGAGCGGGGAAGTGATCCTCACACCGCCGGCGAAGAACGACACTTGCTTTCGGGAATACCAGGTGCACTCCGTCGTGCTGCGTGGTCTCACACCGGGAACCAGCTATTCCTACCGTGTGCCCGGAGATGCCGGAGCCGCCGGCGATTGCAGGTTTGCGACCGTCCCCAAGGGAGAGCACCCGTTCAGCTTCTGCGTGATCAGTGATACCCAGAATCGCGACAACAAAGCGCACCGGTCGATTGTCGAGCGTCTTCTTGCCGACAAACCTGACATGCTGTTCAACGTGGGTGATCTGGTGTCCGACGGCCGGAGCTTCGGCGATTGGGAGGAGTTCTTCCGAATACAGGGCCCTCTCCTGCGCAGCGTGCCCTGCTACGCCGTACTGGGCAATCACGAGCGCGACTCCTCCCTGTACTTCCAGTTTTTCGCTCTACCCGGCATTGAGCGGTACTACTCGTTCAACCGCGGGGCGGCGCACTTTGTCGTGCTGGACAGTCCCGGCGGGCGCATGCCGGACGACAACCAATCGGTCACCAAGGCCGATCAAGACCGCTTCAAGGAGCGCGGCAAACGGTACTGGCGGCAACAGATGGAGTGGTTCAAGAATGACCTGGCCGGGCACGGAGACGCGAAGTACGTTTTTGTTTTTCTTCACTACCCGATCTACAGCCTGATGGCTTCGCGAAAGGCATCGACCGATGAGTTGCGCGAGCGATTCGGCACGGTGTTCCAGGACCACTGTGTCACTGCGGTCTTCAGCGGTCACGATCACCACTATCACCGTGAGGTTGCAGGAGGCGTGCATTTCATGGACGGTGGGGCAGGAGGCGGGTCGGCGCGTCCCGTCGATGCTCCGATTCGGCCCGAGACCGTTAGGTATGCAGCCGTCGAGTCATTCACCCGGGTTGAGATCGGCCCTGATCGCGCGAAGGTCCGCGTCACCGATGTTGCGGGCCAGGTCGTGGACGAGTTCTCCTTATCACCCCGGCCGCATTCAGCGACCAAGCCGGAGTGAGGGTGGTTGGGACTTGGCACGATGATGCGACGATGAAGAGAGTATCCTTGATTCGCCGTGAGCGCGCTTCGCGGACTTCGGTTGATCTCAGAAGGCCGCAAAGGGCGGGCAGGACTGATGGTGATGAACCAAAGGAGATGCGGTAGTTGGGGGATCATTGGGATTCTCATCGCGTTGATTAGGGATTACGCCGACTTGGGCTTCTGAACCTGGGCGGGGCAGCCCGCAACCTACCACTCGAAGCATGAGCCCGGTTCACGGGCAGTGAGCCAGGGTCACAGATTGGAGGGATGGCGGGTCGACTGTCCTGTCGGTGGTGAGCCGCATTCGCCCCGCACGCGGCGGGTGCACACGGGCCGTTTGAGGCGGTGTGAGGAGTCGCATTCAGCGGTCAGCCTTCAGCAAGAAAATGAGGAA includes:
- the argB gene encoding acetylglutamate kinase, with the protein product MQEAIGKASVLVEALPYIQGYLDKIIVVKLGGSVMDDLTAERELLRDVVFLRSVGMQPIIVHGGGKEISKAMDDAGLEPTFVQGLRYTDDRTLAIAEQVLCARINKRLVDALIKMGVDAIGLHSLTTCVLFAEQLFLQGEENRRIDVGYVGKVEQVNAKVLRLLCQAGTVPVIAPIARDFAGGKLNVNADTAAGHVAAAVKAEKLVMVSDTHGIRREKDNPDSFCHSLNKAEIGELMAEKIIDKGMIPKVEACLRALEAGTRKAHIIDGRIPHSLLLEIFTDKGIGTQILQS
- a CDS encoding metallophosphoesterase family protein, with protein sequence MGTSNAVICWATLSGEVILTPPAKNDTCFREYQVHSVVLRGLTPGTSYSYRVPGDAGAAGDCRFATVPKGEHPFSFCVISDTQNRDNKAHRSIVERLLADKPDMLFNVGDLVSDGRSFGDWEEFFRIQGPLLRSVPCYAVLGNHERDSSLYFQFFALPGIERYYSFNRGAAHFVVLDSPGGRMPDDNQSVTKADQDRFKERGKRYWRQQMEWFKNDLAGHGDAKYVFVFLHYPIYSLMASRKASTDELRERFGTVFQDHCVTAVFSGHDHHYHREVAGGVHFMDGGAGGGSARPVDAPIRPETVRYAAVESFTRVEIGPDRAKVRVTDVAGQVVDEFSLSPRPHSATKPE